One Rhizobium tropici CIAT 899 genomic window carries:
- a CDS encoding DUF7007 domain-containing protein — translation MNPAHTPQIEASTPEDLGVEFARAADDMAVARIGDLVFAMVPAGGGQYLLASAWRVSRPLAALKRDDFYSHHGAVADEAAFRDRMIEQAERSRELGLLSRQSVRMTCSTPWGASQSATVYADGIVSHTTAGHGGFQLSSARNARVHPMLRADGGWYEEDAAWAVVALTFPDLFTAYERKCSDKTIRDSWPDVWEAISGRPLAPGECYEKDARAFARQHAGDWIVISALRSDHNAGMTEVIATIGGKRGERVKERRFLVPSDEYAIGRFGFVIDEARHAVYDGPSSFAGWRGRAS, via the coding sequence ATGAACCCGGCACACACGCCCCAAATAGAGGCCTCCACCCCTGAAGATTTAGGGGTGGAATTCGCCAGAGCCGCCGACGACATGGCTGTCGCGCGGATCGGCGATCTCGTCTTCGCAATGGTTCCTGCCGGTGGCGGGCAATATTTGCTCGCCAGTGCATGGCGGGTGTCGCGGCCGCTTGCCGCGCTGAAGCGCGATGATTTCTATTCCCACCATGGCGCGGTCGCCGACGAAGCGGCGTTTCGCGACCGTATGATCGAACAGGCGGAACGCAGCCGCGAGTTGGGTTTGCTTTCCCGACAGAGCGTGCGAATGACCTGCAGCACGCCTTGGGGTGCGTCGCAGAGCGCCACCGTCTACGCCGACGGCATCGTCTCCCACACAACGGCTGGCCATGGCGGCTTCCAACTCTCCTCTGCTCGCAACGCCAGGGTCCATCCGATGCTGAGGGCAGACGGCGGCTGGTACGAGGAGGATGCCGCGTGGGCGGTCGTCGCCCTGACCTTTCCGGACCTGTTCACGGCCTACGAACGCAAGTGCTCGGACAAGACGATCCGCGACAGTTGGCCGGATGTCTGGGAGGCGATCTCCGGTCGCCCCCTTGCACCCGGCGAGTGCTACGAGAAGGATGCCCGAGCCTTCGCGCGGCAGCACGCTGGCGACTGGATCGTCATCTCGGCGCTACGGTCAGACCATAACGCCGGCATGACCGAGGTGATCGCCACGATCGGCGGCAAGCGCGGCGAGCGCGTGAAAGAGCGTCGCTTCCTGGTGCCGAGCGATGAGTATGCAATCGGCCGCTTCGGCTTTGTCATCGATGAGGCGAGGCATGCCGTCTATGACGGACCCTCCAGCTTCGCCGGTTGGCGTGGGAGGGCGTCGTAA
- a CDS encoding DUF736 domain-containing protein, which produces MATIGTFTTSETGFNGSIRTLALNVKARIARIENPSDKGPHFRIYAGNVELGAAWQKRSEQDRDYLSVKLDDPSFPAPIYATLTEVEGEDGYQLIWSRPNRD; this is translated from the coding sequence ATGGCAACCATCGGCACCTTCACCACCTCCGAAACCGGCTTCAACGGCTCGATCCGCACGCTCGCCCTCAACGTCAAGGCCCGCATCGCCCGCATCGAAAACCCCTCCGACAAGGGCCCGCACTTCCGCATCTACGCAGGCAATGTCGAGCTGGGCGCGGCCTGGCAGAAGCGCTCGGAGCAGGACCGCGACTACCTCTCGGTCAAGCTCGACGATCCGAGCTTCCCCGCCCCGATCTACGCAACGCTCACCGAGGTCGAAGGCGAGGACGGCTACCAGCTGATCTGGTCCCGCCCCAACCGGGACTGA
- a CDS encoding ArdC family protein yields the protein MSTTENQRGDLYTRITDKIIEDLAKGVRPWMKPWNAANTAGRITRPLRYNGQPYSGVNVLLLWSEGIARGYTSSTWMTFKQSLELGAAVRKGETGTTVVFASRFTKSETDGNGGEVEREIPFLKAYSVFNIEQIDGLPDHYNHQRPAPVPDPVQRIEHADWFFRNTGASIRHGGNQAFFSPAADLIQMPLFESFKDAASYYATLSHEVTHWTAPDHRVGRDLSRYAKDKSERAREELIAELGSCFLCADLGIVPELDPRPDHASYLDSWLKVLTDDRRAIFQAAAHAQRAVTFLHSLQPDSADERLAA from the coding sequence ATGAGCACGACAGAAAATCAGAGGGGCGATCTTTATACCCGCATCACCGATAAGATCATCGAAGATCTTGCGAAGGGCGTGCGGCCCTGGATGAAACCATGGAATGCGGCGAACACGGCAGGCCGCATTACCCGGCCGCTGCGTTACAACGGGCAACCCTATTCTGGCGTCAACGTACTGCTTTTATGGTCGGAGGGCATCGCACGGGGTTATACGTCATCCACATGGATGACGTTCAAGCAGTCCCTTGAACTGGGCGCCGCGGTGCGCAAAGGCGAGACCGGCACGACCGTCGTCTTCGCCAGCCGGTTCACCAAGTCCGAAACCGACGGGAACGGCGGCGAAGTCGAGCGGGAAATCCCCTTCCTGAAGGCGTATAGCGTGTTCAACATCGAGCAGATCGACGGACTTCCCGACCACTACAATCATCAGCGGCCCGCACCGGTTCCAGATCCGGTCCAGCGCATCGAGCATGCCGATTGGTTCTTCCGCAACACCGGCGCTTCCATTCGCCACGGCGGCAACCAGGCCTTCTTCTCGCCGGCCGCCGACCTCATTCAGATGCCGCTGTTCGAGAGCTTCAAGGACGCTGCAAGCTACTATGCAACCCTCAGTCACGAGGTCACCCATTGGACCGCGCCGGACCACCGTGTCGGTCGCGACCTCAGCCGCTACGCCAAGGACAAGAGCGAGCGTGCGCGCGAGGAATTGATTGCCGAGCTCGGCAGTTGCTTCCTTTGCGCCGACCTCGGCATTGTTCCCGAACTCGACCCACGACCCGATCACGCGTCCTATCTTGACTCCTGGCTCAAGGTCCTGACCGACGACAGACGGGCGATCTTCCAGGCGGCAGCGCATGCGCAACGGGCCGTAACGTTCCTGCATTCGCTGCAGCCCGACTCAGCCGACGAGCGCCTTGCTGCGTAA